Proteins encoded together in one Vigna angularis cultivar LongXiaoDou No.4 chromosome 5, ASM1680809v1, whole genome shotgun sequence window:
- the LOC108340315 gene encoding cysteine-rich receptor-like protein kinase 10 isoform X1: MYSMIGIQRISFTFLLLLNFRSFITKAEEQSYLGSSCNNTAQQTLSTAYQTNLDRILTWMSSDSGTSNGYNITTIGSNNSSVYGLYYCGGGLAGYFCQVCISTAARETPRLCSNRVSAVVWNDYCLIRYSNEEFFGKAMTYPTWHVLGTKNISNITEIQIGEDFLRSLIRKATNGTNQLYYKDGFNLSATESRYSVVQCSRDLTNEVCRQCLEDILAELHKCCEQKLVWNIWSGSCLIRYDDYMFYLLNTQPPSAPAPNVQDKQGSNNRSKILIITFSVTGPIIVLCFSVYSFWHRKSVRKERLPLPSFHKIQPGEMWNTDLPRIPLITILESTDNFSEASKLGEGGFGSVYKGTLPDGTQIAVKRLSEFSGQGSEEFKNEVMFIAKLRHRNLVRLLACCSEGNEKILVYEYLPNKSLDFHLFDVERRKQFDWKLRLSIINGIARGMFYLHEDSQLRVIHRDLKASNVLLDHDMNPKISDFGLARAFEVGQNQANTKRVMGTYGYMAPEYAMEGLFSVKSDVFSFGVLVLEIICGRKNGRFYLSDGQILLVYAWRIWYEGKCLELMDPILEKSFIGSEVQRCIQIGLLCVQEDARDRPTMSDVVVMLVSDTVAIPKPKHPAFSVGRMVSEKGSTSRSSNNRSIYDITSSITLPR, encoded by the exons atgtaCTCCATGATAGGAATACAAAGGATAAGTTTTACTTTCTTGTTACTGCTGAATTTCAGGTCATTCATTACAAAGGCTGAAGAACAGTCATACCTGGGAAGTAGCTGCAATAACACCGCCCAACAAACTCTCAGCACTGCATACCAAACCAACCTTGATAGAATCCTGACTTGGATGTCCTCAGATTCAGGCACAAGCAATGGTTACAACATCACCACCATAGGCTCCAACAATAGCTCTGTGTACGGCCTCTATTATTGTGGGGGTGGCTTGGCTGGATACTTTTGTCAAGTTTGTATTTCCACTGCTGCAAGAGAAACCCCTCGGCTCTGCTCCAATAGGGTGTCTGCTGTGGTGTGGAATGATTACTGCCTTATAAGGTACTCAAATGAAGAATTCTTTGGGAAAGCTATGACATATCCAACCTGGCATGTTCTTGGAACAAAAAACATATCGAATATAACAGAGATTCAGATAGGTGAGGATTTTTTGAGAAGTTTGATCAGAAAAGCAACTAATGGAACCAACCAGTTGTATTATAAGGACGGCTTCAATTTGAGTGCCACTGAGAGTAGGTATAGCGTGGTGCAATGCTCTAGAGATCTCACAAATGAAGTGTGCAGACAATGTTTGGAGGACATACTAGCTGAACTTCACAAATGCTGTGAACAAAAACTAGTATGGAATATTTGGTCTGGAAGTTGTTTGATTCGGTATGATGATTATATGTTCTATCTTCTTAACACCCAACCACCTTCAGCTCCTGCTCCCAATGTACAAG ATAAACAAGGGAGTAATAACAGGTCAAAAATATTGATCATTACCTTCAGTGTGACTGGGCCAATAATTGTACTATGTTTCAGCGTGTATTCCTTCTGGCATAGAAAAAGCGTGAGAAAAG AACGACTTCCTCTACCATCATTTCACAAAATTCAACCAGGGGAAATGTGGAACACGGACCTGCCTAGAATCCCATTAATCACAATTCTAGAGAGTACTGATAACTTTTCAGAAGCATCTAAATTGGGGGAAGGCGGATTCGGCTCCGTTTACAAG GGAACTCTGCCTGATGGAACGCAAATTGCAGTAAAAAGACTCTCAGAATTTTCTGGTCAAGGCTCAGAGGAGTTCAAAAATGAAGTAATGTTTATAGCTAAATTGAGGCATCGTAACCTAGTAAGACTTTTAGCATGTTGCTCGGAGGGAAATGAAAAGATACTCGTATATGAGTATTTGCCGAATAAAAGTCTCGACTTTCACCTATTTG ATGTTGAGAGAAGAAAACAATTCGATTGGAAACTAAGATTAAGCATTATCAATGGAATAGCAAGAGGTATGTTTTACCTTCATGAGGACTCTCAACTGAGAGTAATTCATAGAGATCTCAAAGCCAGCAACGTTCTATTAGACCATGACATGAATCCCAAAATATCAGATTTTGGATTGGCAAGGGCATTTGAAGTGGGACAGAACCAAGCAAATACAAAACGAGTTATGGGCACTTA TGGATACATGGCTCCTGAATATGCTATGGAAGGACTATTTTCAGTGAAATCTGATGTTTTCAGCTTCGGAGTTCTTGTTCTAGAAATCATTTGTGGGAGAAAGAATGGTAGATTCTACCTGTCAGATGGTCAAATTCTCCTTGTATAC GCTTGGAGAATATGGTATGAAGGAAAATGTTTGGAATTGATGGATCCAATACTAGAAAAATCCTTCATAGGCAGTGAAGTACAGAGGTGCATACAGATTGGTTTGTTGTGTGTTCAAGAAGACGCAAGAGATAGACCAACCATGTCCGATGTTGTTGTAATGCTGGTGAGTGACACAGTGGCCATTCCAAAACCCAAGCACCCAGCCTTTTCAGTAGGAAGAATGGTCTCAGAGAAAGGCTCCACATCAAGAAGTTCCAACAATCGTTCCATTTATGATATAACATCCTCCATTACTTTACCTAGGTAA
- the LOC108340315 gene encoding cysteine-rich receptor-like protein kinase 10 isoform X3, with protein MYSMIGIQRISFTFLLLLNFRSFITKAEEQSYLGSSCNNTAQQTLSTAYQTNLDRILTWMSSDSGTSNGYNITTIGSNNSSVYGLYYCGGGLAGYFCQVCISTAARETPRLCSNRVSAVVWNDYCLIRYSNEEFFGKAMTYPTWHVLGTKNISNITEIQIGEDFLRSLIRKATNGTNQLYYKDGFNLSATESRYSVVQCSRDLTNEVCRQCLEDILAELHKCCEQKLVWNIWSGSCLIRYDDYMFYLLNTQPPSAPAPNVQDKQGSNNRSKILIITFSVTGPIIVLCFSVYSFWHRKSVRKERLPLPSFHKIQPGEMWNTDLPRIPLITILESTDNFSEASKLGEGGFGSVYKGTLPDGTQIAVKRLSEFSGQGSEEFKNEVMFIAKLRHRNLVRLLACCSEGNEKILVYEYLPNKSLDFHLFDVERRKQFDWKLRLSIINGIARDFGLARAFEVGQNQANTKRVMGTYGYMAPEYAMEGLFSVKSDVFSFGVLVLEIICGRKNGRFYLSDGQILLVYAWRIWYEGKCLELMDPILEKSFIGSEVQRCIQIGLLCVQEDARDRPTMSDVVVMLVSDTVAIPKPKHPAFSVGRMVSEKGSTSRSSNNRSIYDITSSITLPR; from the exons atgtaCTCCATGATAGGAATACAAAGGATAAGTTTTACTTTCTTGTTACTGCTGAATTTCAGGTCATTCATTACAAAGGCTGAAGAACAGTCATACCTGGGAAGTAGCTGCAATAACACCGCCCAACAAACTCTCAGCACTGCATACCAAACCAACCTTGATAGAATCCTGACTTGGATGTCCTCAGATTCAGGCACAAGCAATGGTTACAACATCACCACCATAGGCTCCAACAATAGCTCTGTGTACGGCCTCTATTATTGTGGGGGTGGCTTGGCTGGATACTTTTGTCAAGTTTGTATTTCCACTGCTGCAAGAGAAACCCCTCGGCTCTGCTCCAATAGGGTGTCTGCTGTGGTGTGGAATGATTACTGCCTTATAAGGTACTCAAATGAAGAATTCTTTGGGAAAGCTATGACATATCCAACCTGGCATGTTCTTGGAACAAAAAACATATCGAATATAACAGAGATTCAGATAGGTGAGGATTTTTTGAGAAGTTTGATCAGAAAAGCAACTAATGGAACCAACCAGTTGTATTATAAGGACGGCTTCAATTTGAGTGCCACTGAGAGTAGGTATAGCGTGGTGCAATGCTCTAGAGATCTCACAAATGAAGTGTGCAGACAATGTTTGGAGGACATACTAGCTGAACTTCACAAATGCTGTGAACAAAAACTAGTATGGAATATTTGGTCTGGAAGTTGTTTGATTCGGTATGATGATTATATGTTCTATCTTCTTAACACCCAACCACCTTCAGCTCCTGCTCCCAATGTACAAG ATAAACAAGGGAGTAATAACAGGTCAAAAATATTGATCATTACCTTCAGTGTGACTGGGCCAATAATTGTACTATGTTTCAGCGTGTATTCCTTCTGGCATAGAAAAAGCGTGAGAAAAG AACGACTTCCTCTACCATCATTTCACAAAATTCAACCAGGGGAAATGTGGAACACGGACCTGCCTAGAATCCCATTAATCACAATTCTAGAGAGTACTGATAACTTTTCAGAAGCATCTAAATTGGGGGAAGGCGGATTCGGCTCCGTTTACAAG GGAACTCTGCCTGATGGAACGCAAATTGCAGTAAAAAGACTCTCAGAATTTTCTGGTCAAGGCTCAGAGGAGTTCAAAAATGAAGTAATGTTTATAGCTAAATTGAGGCATCGTAACCTAGTAAGACTTTTAGCATGTTGCTCGGAGGGAAATGAAAAGATACTCGTATATGAGTATTTGCCGAATAAAAGTCTCGACTTTCACCTATTTG ATGTTGAGAGAAGAAAACAATTCGATTGGAAACTAAGATTAAGCATTATCAATGGAATAGCAAGAG ATTTTGGATTGGCAAGGGCATTTGAAGTGGGACAGAACCAAGCAAATACAAAACGAGTTATGGGCACTTA TGGATACATGGCTCCTGAATATGCTATGGAAGGACTATTTTCAGTGAAATCTGATGTTTTCAGCTTCGGAGTTCTTGTTCTAGAAATCATTTGTGGGAGAAAGAATGGTAGATTCTACCTGTCAGATGGTCAAATTCTCCTTGTATAC GCTTGGAGAATATGGTATGAAGGAAAATGTTTGGAATTGATGGATCCAATACTAGAAAAATCCTTCATAGGCAGTGAAGTACAGAGGTGCATACAGATTGGTTTGTTGTGTGTTCAAGAAGACGCAAGAGATAGACCAACCATGTCCGATGTTGTTGTAATGCTGGTGAGTGACACAGTGGCCATTCCAAAACCCAAGCACCCAGCCTTTTCAGTAGGAAGAATGGTCTCAGAGAAAGGCTCCACATCAAGAAGTTCCAACAATCGTTCCATTTATGATATAACATCCTCCATTACTTTACCTAGGTAA
- the LOC108340315 gene encoding cysteine-rich receptor-like protein kinase 10 isoform X2 — translation MPSIIGSFITKAEEQSYLGSSCNNTAQQTLSTAYQTNLDRILTWMSSDSGTSNGYNITTIGSNNSSVYGLYYCGGGLAGYFCQVCISTAARETPRLCSNRVSAVVWNDYCLIRYSNEEFFGKAMTYPTWHVLGTKNISNITEIQIGEDFLRSLIRKATNGTNQLYYKDGFNLSATESRYSVVQCSRDLTNEVCRQCLEDILAELHKCCEQKLVWNIWSGSCLIRYDDYMFYLLNTQPPSAPAPNVQDKQGSNNRSKILIITFSVTGPIIVLCFSVYSFWHRKSVRKERLPLPSFHKIQPGEMWNTDLPRIPLITILESTDNFSEASKLGEGGFGSVYKGTLPDGTQIAVKRLSEFSGQGSEEFKNEVMFIAKLRHRNLVRLLACCSEGNEKILVYEYLPNKSLDFHLFDVERRKQFDWKLRLSIINGIARGMFYLHEDSQLRVIHRDLKASNVLLDHDMNPKISDFGLARAFEVGQNQANTKRVMGTYGYMAPEYAMEGLFSVKSDVFSFGVLVLEIICGRKNGRFYLSDGQILLVYAWRIWYEGKCLELMDPILEKSFIGSEVQRCIQIGLLCVQEDARDRPTMSDVVVMLVSDTVAIPKPKHPAFSVGRMVSEKGSTSRSSNNRSIYDITSSITLPR, via the exons ATGCCCTCAATTATTGG GTCATTCATTACAAAGGCTGAAGAACAGTCATACCTGGGAAGTAGCTGCAATAACACCGCCCAACAAACTCTCAGCACTGCATACCAAACCAACCTTGATAGAATCCTGACTTGGATGTCCTCAGATTCAGGCACAAGCAATGGTTACAACATCACCACCATAGGCTCCAACAATAGCTCTGTGTACGGCCTCTATTATTGTGGGGGTGGCTTGGCTGGATACTTTTGTCAAGTTTGTATTTCCACTGCTGCAAGAGAAACCCCTCGGCTCTGCTCCAATAGGGTGTCTGCTGTGGTGTGGAATGATTACTGCCTTATAAGGTACTCAAATGAAGAATTCTTTGGGAAAGCTATGACATATCCAACCTGGCATGTTCTTGGAACAAAAAACATATCGAATATAACAGAGATTCAGATAGGTGAGGATTTTTTGAGAAGTTTGATCAGAAAAGCAACTAATGGAACCAACCAGTTGTATTATAAGGACGGCTTCAATTTGAGTGCCACTGAGAGTAGGTATAGCGTGGTGCAATGCTCTAGAGATCTCACAAATGAAGTGTGCAGACAATGTTTGGAGGACATACTAGCTGAACTTCACAAATGCTGTGAACAAAAACTAGTATGGAATATTTGGTCTGGAAGTTGTTTGATTCGGTATGATGATTATATGTTCTATCTTCTTAACACCCAACCACCTTCAGCTCCTGCTCCCAATGTACAAG ATAAACAAGGGAGTAATAACAGGTCAAAAATATTGATCATTACCTTCAGTGTGACTGGGCCAATAATTGTACTATGTTTCAGCGTGTATTCCTTCTGGCATAGAAAAAGCGTGAGAAAAG AACGACTTCCTCTACCATCATTTCACAAAATTCAACCAGGGGAAATGTGGAACACGGACCTGCCTAGAATCCCATTAATCACAATTCTAGAGAGTACTGATAACTTTTCAGAAGCATCTAAATTGGGGGAAGGCGGATTCGGCTCCGTTTACAAG GGAACTCTGCCTGATGGAACGCAAATTGCAGTAAAAAGACTCTCAGAATTTTCTGGTCAAGGCTCAGAGGAGTTCAAAAATGAAGTAATGTTTATAGCTAAATTGAGGCATCGTAACCTAGTAAGACTTTTAGCATGTTGCTCGGAGGGAAATGAAAAGATACTCGTATATGAGTATTTGCCGAATAAAAGTCTCGACTTTCACCTATTTG ATGTTGAGAGAAGAAAACAATTCGATTGGAAACTAAGATTAAGCATTATCAATGGAATAGCAAGAGGTATGTTTTACCTTCATGAGGACTCTCAACTGAGAGTAATTCATAGAGATCTCAAAGCCAGCAACGTTCTATTAGACCATGACATGAATCCCAAAATATCAGATTTTGGATTGGCAAGGGCATTTGAAGTGGGACAGAACCAAGCAAATACAAAACGAGTTATGGGCACTTA TGGATACATGGCTCCTGAATATGCTATGGAAGGACTATTTTCAGTGAAATCTGATGTTTTCAGCTTCGGAGTTCTTGTTCTAGAAATCATTTGTGGGAGAAAGAATGGTAGATTCTACCTGTCAGATGGTCAAATTCTCCTTGTATAC GCTTGGAGAATATGGTATGAAGGAAAATGTTTGGAATTGATGGATCCAATACTAGAAAAATCCTTCATAGGCAGTGAAGTACAGAGGTGCATACAGATTGGTTTGTTGTGTGTTCAAGAAGACGCAAGAGATAGACCAACCATGTCCGATGTTGTTGTAATGCTGGTGAGTGACACAGTGGCCATTCCAAAACCCAAGCACCCAGCCTTTTCAGTAGGAAGAATGGTCTCAGAGAAAGGCTCCACATCAAGAAGTTCCAACAATCGTTCCATTTATGATATAACATCCTCCATTACTTTACCTAGGTAA